The following proteins are encoded in a genomic region of Oryza brachyantha chromosome 11, ObraRS2, whole genome shotgun sequence:
- the LOC102716753 gene encoding obtusifoliol 14-alpha demethylase: MMDLADSQQRLIAGAALVVATAVFIRLLLRSFGGGGKRVPPTIPAAPFVGGLLRFMRGPIPMIRQEYARLGSVFTVPIINRKITFLIGPEVSAQFFKGNESEMSQQEVYKFNVPTFGPGVVFDVDYSVRQEQFRFFTEALRANKLRSYVDQMVAEAEEYFSKWGESGTVDLKYELEHLIILTASRCLLGREVREKLFDDVSALFHDLDNGMQPVSVIFPYLPIPAHRRRDRARQRLKDIFATIIKSRKASGHTEEDMLQCFIDSKYKNGRSTTEGEITGLLIAALFAGQHTSSITSTWTGAYMLRFKQYFAAAVEEQKEVMKRHGDKIDHDILAEMDVLYRCIKEALRLHPPLIMLLRQSHFDFSVTTREGKEFDIPKGHIVATSPAFANRLPHIYKNPDSYDPDRFALGREEDKAAGAFSYISFGGGRHGCLGEPFAYLQIKAIWTHLLRNFEFELVSPFPETNWNAMVVGIKNEVMVNFKRRKLVVDN; encoded by the exons ATGATGGATCTCGCGGACAGCCAGCAGAGGCTcatcgccggcgcggcgctggTGGTGGCGACCGCCGTCTTCAtccggctgctgctgcggtccttcggcggcggcggcaagcgcGTGCCGCCGACCATCCCGGCGGCGCCGTTCGTCGGCGGCCTGCTCCGGTTCATGCGCGGGCCCATCCCGATGATCCGGCAGGAGTACGCCCGCCTCGGCAGCGTCTTCACCGTCCCCATCATCAACCGCAAGATCACCTTCCTCATCGGCCCCGAGGTGTCGGCGCAGTTCTTCAAGGGGAACGAGTCGGAGATGAGCCAGCAGGAGGTCTACAAGTTCAACGTCCCCACCTTCGGCCCCGGCGTCGTCTTCGACGTCGACTACTCCGTCCGGCAGGAGCAGTTCAGGTTCTTCACCGAGGCGCTCCGTGCAAACAAGCTCCGCAGCTATGTCGATCAGATGGTTGCCGAGGCTGAG GAGTACTTCTCTAAGTGGGGAGAAAGTGGAACTGTGGATTTGAAGTATGAGCTGGAGCATCTTATCATACTGACTGCTAGTCGGTGCTTGCTCGGGAGGGAGGTGCGAGAAAAGCTCTTTGATGATGTCTCGGCTCTCTTCCATGATCTGGACAATGGGATGCAGCCAGTCAGTGTCATCTTCCCCTACCTTCCAATTCCTGCACACCGCCGCCGTGACCGGGCACGGCAGCGGTTGAAGGACATCTTCGCCACCATCATCAAGTCCCGCAAGGCCTCTGGACATACTGAGGAAGACATGCTGCAATGCTTCATTGATTCGAAGTACAAGAATGGCCGCTCAACAACAGAAGGTGAAATAACTGGGCTACTTATTGCAGCTCTATTTGCTGGACAGCACACTAGCTCAATCACCTCAACCTGGACTGGAGCATATATGCTTCGGTTCAAGCAGTACTTCGCGGCGGCTGTAGAGGAGCAGAAGGAGGTCATGAAGAGGCACGGAGACAAGATTGACCATGACATCTTGGCTGAGATGGATGTCCTCTACAGGTGCATCAAGGAGGCGCTCCGGCTTCACCCGCCTCTAATCATGTTGCTTCGCCAGTCACACTTTGACTTCTCCGTGACAACAAGGGAGGGCAAAGAGTTTGACATCCCAAAGGGCCACATCGTCGCAACATCTCCGGCCTTTGCCAACAGGCTTCCTCACATCTACAAGAACCCCGACTCATATGACCCTGACCGCTTCGCACTAGGCAGGGAAGAGGACAAGGCTGCAGGCGCCTTCTCATACATCTCCTTTGGTGGCGGCAGGCACGGTTGCCTCGGTGAGCCCTTCGCCTACCTACAGATCAAGGCGATATGGACTCACCTTCTTAGGAACTTCGAGTTCGAGCTGGTCTCCCCGTTCCCGGAGACCAACTGGAACGCCATGGTCGTGGGCATCAAGAATGAGGTGATGGTCAACTTCAAGCGGAGGAAGCTCGTCGTCGACAACTAG
- the LOC102704014 gene encoding disease resistance protein RGA5-like encodes METAAAAVVSASTGALNTLLPKLADLLLVAGGGGGQQRRLRSSRRAVKDGIEYLERELTSMRAALERLSEAPPEQLDGQVRLWARDVRDMSYDAEDAIDAYVALREASRPPTASCSCVGGLTRGRSHRRAIAAEIERIRKEVEEVSRRRARYEIDRVVVDAAATSAQQVDRRLPALYANAASLVGVDGSVEQVIKLLAMEGEDAPARRKLKLVAIVGPGGIGKTTLANLVYQKLHGQFECRAFVSVSLNPNIKAVLSSILCQVSHLNHENFSSWSEKEVIDKIRDVLQDNRYLIVVDDIWDKPSWKYIRCVLIDNNHGSKIITTTRSIDVAELCCNSDYIDCNTYELQPLSIVDSQKLLYRKVFHDEECPPQLKDISKKILNRCGGVPLAIVTIASLFANRQTQREDHWNTICNSFHTGLESSTDVKDMRWVISLSYYNLPSTLKTCFLYLSIFPEDYSIERDDVIWRWIAEGFIQPKQYRRPYEQGERYFDELINRNLIQPIFIDEHGKAQACRVHDIILEFIISLSKEENFVTILNGQYPLSYLPKKIYRLSLQNSKDDITIPRAIDGFYNVRSLTAISWQSIDLKMPISSFQVLRVLDLGDCNSHNVADDIVNLIHLRYLRLCGVHCNKLPKEIGNLRFLQTLDIKQTRIKELPETVVHLTELMCLLIDTKTRLPNGIGNMQCLDHLSEIDISMYPSLMKELSNLHKLRVLELSPSTWEKSKETTFLDCLGYMKKLETLSIFAPGVSLDFMFNVDWALHELQKFTVSVHRKSKDIFNLGPSSVWEKFSPLSHLPRWINLSLKKLSYLSIIVKTLRQEDLKVLGDLPSLYSLDLHVIDSLEERLVIIGHSGANDQAIAFKYLAKFKFTSPAMVLVFKHGAMQRLQLLSFLFQLKATKAFHGDFDMGLKNLTSLKAVNFMIDCRYARLWEVQATEVALRNEINLNLNCPTFDLSKHFERLMYWDGMEEIPDLKLFKEENVGIVKIGPWGGNRGRCYDIEVAPHHLESIRIYSDMAIHSFEFSYNDRNGKKHVAGPWGGYGGSSVNAIQLEPSEILVEVSGTFGRFIGFQNIITSLTFVTNTRSYGPYGQRKGTPFDIPVQGSGCIVGFFGRAGWCVDAIGIYVNPDLQTYKDEGKVVLAKIGPCGGNTGNAHDIKVPPYHLENLTICSDIVIHSLTFSYNDHDGEHHTVCLKGSLVGTCQKIQFGSSEFITRVSGTIGSYNTPSDVVTSITLVTNVGCYGPFGQENGIPFNFPVQGNGRIVGFFGHADLYVDAIGVYVNPCVGTIKEEEEENDGITKIGPFGRRGGNPFDIKVTPHQLESITICSEFVVNSLEFSYKSQDRQQHIVGPWGSGGGNKYTIQLGPLEFLVKVLGTFGPFGEFPNVITSLTFVTNTDHHYGPFGQGGGTPFYGPMSGHGSIVGFFGRKGPCIEAIGFYLRTS; translated from the exons atggagacggcggcggcggcggtggtgagcgCGTCCACGGGGGCGCTCAACACCCTCCTCCCCAAGCTTGCCGAcctgctcctcgtcgccggcggcggcggcgggcagcaGCGCAGGCTGCGCAGCAGCAGGCGCGCCGTCAAGGACGGCATCGAGTACCTCGAGAGGGAGCTGACGAGCATGCGCGCCGCCCTGGAGAGGCTGTCGGAGGCGCCGCCCGAGCAGCTCGACGGACAGGTCAGGCTCTGGGCGAGGGACGTCAGAGACATGTCCTACGACGCCGAGGACGCCATCGACGCCTACGTCGCCCTACGTGAAGCCTCGCGACCACCGACAGCGTCGTGCTCCTGCGTCGGCGGCCTCACCCGTGGCcgcagccaccgccgcgccatcgccgccgagaTCGAGCGCATCAggaaggaggtggaggaggtgagCCGGCGCCGGGCAAGGTACGAGATCGACCGCGtggtcgtcgacgccgccgccacctcggccCAGCAGGTCGACCGCCGGCTGCCGGCGCTCTACGCTAACGCGGCCAGCCTCGTCGGTGTGGACGGTTCAGTGGAGCAGGTGATCAAACTTCTAGCCATGGAAGGGGAGGATGCACCGGCGAGGCGAAAGCTTAAGCTCGTGGCCATCGTTGGGCCGGGAGGAATCGGCAAGACGACGCTCGCGAATCTTGTTTATCAGAAGCTCCATGGGCAGTTCGAATGCCGAGCTTTCGTCTCGGTTTCCCTCAATCCAAACATCAAGGCTGTTCTCAGCAGCATACTTTGCCAAGTGAGCCATTTGAACCATGAAAATTTCAGTTCTTGGAGCGAGAAGGAAGTCATCGACAAAATCAGGGATGTCCTCCAGGATAACag GTACTTGATTGTTGTTGATGATATATGGGATAAACCATCATGGAAATATATAAGATGTGTTCTCATTGACAATAACCATGGAAGTAAAATAATCACAACTACTCGTAGCATTGATGTTGCTGAATTGTGTTGCAATTCTGACTATATTGATTGTAACACATATGAACTACAACCTCTTTCTATTGTTGACTCgcaaaaattattatatcgAAAAGTATTTCATGATGAAGAATGCCCTCCTCAGCTTAAGGACATATCAAAGAAAATTCTGAATCGATGTGGTGGCGTACCATTAGCTATAGTTACTATAGCtagtttatttgcaaataggCAGACACAAAGAGAGGACCACTGGAATACCATATGCAATTCTTTTCATACAGGACTTGAAAGTAGTACTGATGTGAAGGACATGCGTTGGGTAATATCTCTTAGTTATTATAATCTGCCTTCTACTCTGAAGACTTGTTTTTTGTATCTAAGTATATTTCCTGAGGATTATAGCATTGAGAGAGATGACGTGATATGGAGATGGATAGCTGAAGGTTTCATCCAACCTAAACAATATAGAAGGCCATATGAACAAGGAGAGAGGTACTTTGATGAACTCATTAATAGAAATTTGATCCAACCAATATTTATTGATGAGCATGGTAAGGCACAAGCTTGTCGTGTGCATGATATCATACTGGAATTTATCATCTCCTtatcaaaagaagaaaattttgttacaaTTTTAAATGGTCAATATCCGTTGTCTTATCTACCAAAAAAGATCTATCGGTTATCCCTACAAAATAGCAAGGATGATATTACAATACCTCGTGCAATCGATGGTTTTTACAATGTGAGGTCACTTACTGCAATATCTTGGCAAAGTATTGATTTGAAGATGCCAATTTCCAGTTTTCAAGTTTTACGTGTCTTGGATTTAGGAGATTGCAATAGCCATAATGTTGCCGATGATATAGTTAATTTGATTCATCTAAGGTATCTAAGACTGTGTGGTGTACATTGTAATAAGCTTCCAAAAGAAATTGGGAACCTAAGATTTTTGCAAACATTGGATATAAAGCAAACCAGAATAAAAGAACTACCAGAAACAGTTGTCCATCTTACAGAGCTTATGTGTCTTCTTATTGACACAAAGACAAGGCTACCAAATGGGATTGGGAATATGCAATGTCTAGATCATCTGTCAGAGATTGATATCAGCATGTATCCAAGTCTTATGAAAGAACTGAGCAATCTACACAAACTAAGGGTTCTAGAACTTTCACCAAGTACATGGGAGAAGAGCAAAGAGACAACATTTCTTGATTGTTTAGGGTATATGAAGAAACTTGAGACTCTCAGTATTTTTGCTCCAGGTGTATCCCTGGATTTCATGTTCAATGTAGATTGGGCTCTTCATGAACTCCAAAAATTTACAGTTTCCGTTCACCGAAAAAGCAAAGATATATTTAACCTTGGCCCTTCTTCAGTGTGGGAAAAGTTTAGCCCACTCTCTCACCTACCGAGGTGGATCAATTTATCACTCAAGAAACTCTCATACCTATCGATCATTGTCAAGACACTGCGGCAAGAAGATCTTAAAGTTCTTGGGGACTTGCCTTCCCTTTATTCTCTAGATTTGCATGTGATAGATTCTCTAGAGGAAAGATTGGTGATAATTGGTCATAGTGGAGCTAATGATCAGGCAATTGCATTCAAATATCTAGCAAAATTCAAGTTTACAAGTCCTGCTATGGTTCTAGTTTTCAAACATGGAGCCATGCAGAGGCTTCAGTTGCTTTCCTTTCTATTTCAACTGAAGGCTACAAAAGCTTTTCATGGTGATTTTGATATGGGCTTGAAGAATCTCACCTCCCTTAAGGCTGTAAACTTTATGATTGATTGTCGTTATGCTAGGCTTTGGGAGGTGCAGGCTACAGAGGTTGCACTAAGGAATGAAATCAACTTGAATCTCAACTGCCCAACATTTGACTTGAGCAAACATTTTGAAAGATTGATGTATTGGGATGGAATGGAAGAGATCCCAGATCTAAAACTATTCAAAGAAGAAAAT GTTGGGATTGTCAAGATTGGACCTTGGGGTGGAAATAGAGGGAGGTGTTATGACATTGAGGTGGCACCTCACCATCTAGAAAGCATTAGAATTTATAGTGACATGGCAATACattcatttgaattttcataTAATGACCGTAATGGAAAGAAACACGTAGCAGGTCCATGGGGTGGATATGGTGGTAGTAGCGTTAATGCG ATTCAACTTGAACCTTCAGAAATTCTTGTGGAGGTTTCTGGAACATTTGGCCGATTTATTGGATTCCAAAATATCATAACATCTCTTACATTTGTGACTAATACTCGTAGCTATGGACCTTATGGACAAAGAAAAGGAACTCCATTTGACATACCAGTGCAGGGCAGTGGTTGCATTGTTGGATTCTTTGGACGTGCAGGGTGGTGTGTTGATGCAATTGGTATCTATGTGAACCCTGATCTCCAAACATATAAAGACGAGGGAAAA GTTGTGCTTGCCAAGATTGGGCCATGTGGTGGGAATACAGGGAATGCTCATGACATCAAGGTGCCACCCTATCATTTGGAAAATTTGACAATTTGCAGTGACATTGTGATACACTCTCTCACATTTTCTTACAATGACCATGACGGAGAACATCACACGGTATGTCTGAAGGGCAGCCTTGTTGGGACTTGTCAGAAG ATTCAGTTTGGCTCTTCAGAGTTCATTACTAGAGTTTCTGGAACAATTGGATCATATAATACACCATCTGATGTTGTAACATCTATTACGTTGGTTACTAATGTTGGCTGCTATGGACCTTTTGGTCAAGAAAATGGGATCCCTTTCAACTTTCCAGTCCAGGGCAATGGAAGAATTGTTGGCTTCTTTGGACATGCAGATCTTTATGTCGATGCAATAGGTGTCTATGTGAACCCTTGTGTGGGAACaatcaaagaagaagaagaagaaaac GATGGGATTACCAAGATTGGACCATTTGGCCGACGCGGAGGGAACCCTTTTGACATCAAGGTCACACCACACCAGTTGGAAAGCATAACCATTTGCAGTGAATTTGTAGTCAATTCACTTGAATTTTCATACAAAAGCCAAGACAGACAACAGCACATTGTAGGTCCATGGGGCAGTGGTGGTGGGAACAAGTATACA ATCCAGCTTGGTCCATTAGAATTTCTTGTGAAAGTTTTGGGAACATTTGGTCCATTTGGTGAATTCCCCAATGTCATAACCTCTCTTACCTTTGTCACCAATACTGATCATCACTATGGACCTTTTGGACAAGGAGGAGGTACTCCTTTCTACGGTCCAATGTCGGGCCATGGCAGCATTGTTGGCTTTTTCGGCCGCAAAGGGCCATGTATTGAAGCAATTGGTTTCTACTTACGCACATCATGA